A region of the Pseudarthrobacter oxydans genome:
GGTCGGCCCGGTGAACAGCCTGGCTGCGAAAATCTACGTCACCGGTGGGGGAGCGGCCAAATTCTGGCTGCTGCTGTTTGCCGCTGATGGGGACTGCGACGCCCTCATGGAAGCCGACCGCATCGGTCAACTGCGTACCGGGGCCGCCTCCGGAATCTCTGCGCGTTACCTTGCCCGAAAGGACGCGACGGTACTGGGCTTGATCGGTTCCGGGTATCAAGCTTGGACCCAAGCCGAAGCGATTGTCCGGTCCACAGGGATTAAAACCATCCAGGTATTCAGCCGGAACTATTCGAAGGCTGAGGATTTCGCGAAGCGTTTCGCAGAAAAGTTTCCTGTCGAGGTCCTGGCTAAGCACACAATTGACGACGCACTTGATGGGGCGGACATCATCGCCACTATGACGTCGTCCAAAGAGTCTTTGGTTGAACAACGGCACATCAAAGCCGGAACCCACTACGTTTTCGCAGGGTCAAATAACCCGCATAACCGCGAAGCGTCTGGAGATGTATTGGCGGCGGCGGACCTCCTTGTCACCGATGACCGGGGGCAGGCAAAGATCGAAGGTGGAACGCTGCGGCGGGCCGTCGCAGAAGACGCAATCACATGGGACAACGTGGGGCTCCTAGGCGACATTGTCTCGGGCGAGCAGTCCGGGCGTACCTCCGATGCTCAGATTACCGTCTTTGTGTCCCAGGGGGCGGGCTCCTGGGACACAGCTCTCGCACGCACCGTTTTCGAGAAGGCCGCGGCAAAGAACACTGGGACCCTGCTGCCGATTGCTGGCGGCATTACAGAAGGACGACGGTAGTTGTGACAGACCACATTGGCATCATCGGGGGAGGCATCGTCGGGGTTGCCATAGCCCGGGCCCTCGCGGAGCGTGGCCTGATGGTTACTGTGGTGGAGAAGGAACACCGCGTGGCCATGCATCAAACCGGCCGCAATTCGGGAGTGGTGCACGCGGGTCTTTACTACGCACCGGGTTCCCTGAAAGCGACTCTTTGTTCCACCGGGCGGGAGCTGACCAAAGAGTATTGCCAGGACAAGAAGCTCCCCTACCGCGAGGTAGGGAAGTTGGTCGTTGCCGTCACGGACAAGGAGACTCCCTATCTCGACGCCATCGAAGCCCGTTCCGTTGCAAACGGAGTTCCCGGGCTTCGGCGGTTGAGCGCTACTGAGATGAAGGATGTCGAACCTCACGTGGCAGGGGTTGCCGCCATCCACTCTCCCCGGACCGCAGTCGTCGACTATGCCTCTATCACTGAGGCGATGGCCGAGGACGTGCGGAAGGGAGGGGGCACCATCCTTCTGGGACACGAGGTCACCGGCATTGTCAGTCAATCAGGCAAGGTCAGGGTTATCACTACCGCCGCGGAACTTACCTTTGATCGGCTTATCGTTTGCGCGGGCCTGCAGTCTGACGTGGTTGCCCGCCTGATCGGTGCTCCGGCCAGCCCCAAGATTCTGCCATTCCGTGGCGAATACTGGGGTCTGGCAAACGCAAAGCAACATCTGGTTCGCGGAATGATCTATCCAGTGCCGGATCCACGGTTTCCCTTTCTTGGCGTGCACTTCACCCGCGGGGTGTATGATGACGTCCACGTTGGCCCGAACGCTGTGCCGGCGATGGCGCGCGAAGGCTACAGTTGGGCAAAAGTTTCCCTGAAAGACACCTGGGATTCCCTCTCATGGCCAGGCGCACCGGCGCTCGCAAAGCAGCACTGGCGGATGGGGCTAAAGGAAATCGCTTCGTCCCTACTCAAGCCTCTCTACTACAAGGAGGCGCAAAGGTTCATCCCAGAACTTCAGCTGTCCGACCTTACGTCCAAGACAGCCGCCGGAGTTCGGGCGCAGGCCTGGAGTGCGGACGGTTCCCTGTTGGATGACTTTGCGGTGGACCAGGTAGGACCGGTCACGCTGCTGAGGAATGCGCCCTCCCCCGCAGCGACGGCCGCAATGTCCATAGCTGACTACGTGCTAGCTAAGTACATCTTTATTAGGTCCTAGCGTTGGGTGCCGCATCGGCCCCGACCCCGGCGAATTGAAGGTAACCATATGTCAAAGGAAAATTCCAGTCTGGCCGGCAAGCGCATTCTTGTGACCGGTGCCGGACGCGGTCTAGGACGGAACTATGCATTGCACCTCGCCAAAGCCGGCGCGGATGTTGCCGTCACGGACATTAATCTGCACTCCTATCGAGACTTTAGGCCTGAAGCAGATGACATGAAGAACGACACCGTCGTCCGGGAAATCCAGGACCTGGGCAGGGCTGCCTTGGGCTATGAGCTTGATGCCACTGACCAAGACGGCATGAGCGACGTGATGGAGTCCATCCGCTCTGAATGGGGCGGGATTGATGTCCTGGTCAACAACGTGGGTGGTGGCAGTTATTCGGCGGGTGCGAACACCCTGCCCAGCACCCTCCCGATCAGCGATCTGAGGGAGAACATGGAGCGGAATTTCGTCACCACGGTCCTGGCCTGTCAGCTTGCGCTTCCGATCATGGAACAAGGAGCCAGCATTATCAATGTCGGGTCCCAAGCGGGGGAAGCCGCGGTGGAACCTATGTTTTCGGCGTATGGAAGCGCAAAAGCAGCGGTTGCCCACTACTCACGCTACCTCGCTAACGAACTAGGGCCACGGGGAATCCGGGTCAACGTCGTGGCGCCCGGCTACATAGCCACGGAACGTCTGAATACCGTTTTCGCTGAGATGGGCGAAGAACGAATACACAAAAATGTGGCGCTGGGCCGGATTGGGAGCCCGGCGGAATGCGCCAGTGTCATCGAATTCCTCGCCGGCGCTGCGTCTCGCTACGTCACCGGTCAGATCCTCGTTGTCGACGGCGGCGCCCTGAATTTTGCTACTTCACGACCATAAGTTTTTCTACACTCTAAAGGAGCACGTCATGCCCACAGTTGCCGAAATAATGGTCGCCGCTTTCCGCAGGCATGGAGTGACCGACGTCTTCGGCCAGTCCCTGCCATCGGCATTCTTTCTTGCCGCCGAGAAGGCCGGTATCCGCCAGATCCCGTACCGGACCGAGAACGCAGGCGGAGCCATGGCAGATGCCTTCGCGCGGGTGTCAAACAGGATTGCACTGGTGGGAGCTCAAAACGGGCCCGCCGCAACGCTGCTCGTACCTCCATTAGCGGAGGCCATAAAAGCGTCCTCACCGGTCATCGCCATTGTCCAAGAGGTACCTGTCAGCCAGCGCGGTCGAAATGCGTTCCAGGAATTCGACCACGTAGCACTCTTCGCCTCGTGCACCAAATGGGTGAAGCAGCTGGATGATCCGACGCGGATCAACGACTACGTTGACATGGCTGTGACGATAGCGACGACCGGACGCCCCGGTCCAGTGGCGTTACTGGTCCCGCGGGACGTACTTCTGATGGAAGTCGAACAGACTGAGGTTACCCCCCGGACTTCCGAGCTGGGCGGTTTTCCTCTGGACCGCTCCCGTCCCGACGGCGCCCGTGTCGCTGAGGCAGCCAAGCTGCTGGCAGACGCCGTTTCGCCTCTCATTGTCGCCGGCGGAGGCGTACACCTGTCCGGCGCGGTCAAAGCCCTTGAACAGCTTCAGGAGCTCAGCGGCATCCCGGTGGCAACCACCAATATGGGGAAGGGCGCTGTAAGCGAAATACACGAGCTCTCCCTAGGCGTCATCGGCAACGCGCTGGGCGCGAAGGCACCCAACTACCTGACCCGCCCGCTCGTGGAAGATGCCGACGTCGTGCTGTTCGTCGGGACGCGCACCAACGAAAACGGGACGGACGCCTGGAAGTTGTTTCCTCGTGATGCGACCTACATCCATCTCGATGTTGATGGCATAGAGATCGGCCGCAACTACCAAGCCCTACGTCTTGTCGGTGATGCACGCCTCGGGCTGGAGGACATCAACGCCGAGTTGGGCAAGCTCGACCTTTCGAGGCGGGTTGAAAGCCGGGCCAGCGCTTCGGCCCGGATTGCATTGGCCAAGACAGCAGCAGCGGCAGACGTGCAGCAGCTGGGCGTTAATCAGCCCCCAAACAAACTCACGCCGCAGTACGTGATGTCGGTCTTGGACGGGCATCTGGAAGCCGATGATATCGCGGTAGCTGATGCCAGTTACTCGACTCTGTGGATGTCCAACTACTTGACAGCTAAATCCGCCGGGCAAAGATTTATCTCTCCGCGCGGCCTTGCCGGACTGGGGTGGGGCCTTCCCATGGCTATGGGAGCGCAGGCAGCGTTCCCGGACAAGCGTGTTGTTTGTATCAGCGGCGACGGCGGCTACGGCCACGTGTGGGCAGAGATGGAGGCAGCGGTCCGAAACAACCAGCCCATCGTGTCCGTACTGTTAAACAACTCCATCCTGGGGTTCCAAAAACACGCCGAGTTGAACTCATTTGCTGAATACACAACGGCCATTCCATTCTCGACGGTGGACCATGCGGCCATTGCCCGCGCAGTTGGTGCGGAGGCAACCCGCGTGACAACGCCCGCCGAACTCGAGACCGCCCTAAAAGCGGCCTTCAGCGGGAACCAATTCTTCCTCATTGAAGTCATCACGGACGCAGACTCCTACCCGGCGATTGCGGCCTGGGACTCCAACCCTCCGGAAAGCATCAGATAGAGCCCGCTGGCTGTACTGACCACGGTCGTTGAGGACGCTCGGGCGGTGGTTTGGTGACACGAAGAAGACCTCCGGGTGGAGTGGGGCTTGTCTAGAGTCCAATTCCACGTACGGAGGTCTTCGTGTGCCACCCTAACGCTTTTCTAACGGCTCGTGGCAGGCTGCGGCTCGCGGAATGTGCCGTTGATCAGTGCTGGAGCCTGCGGCGGGCCGCGGAACGGTTCCTGGTCTCGGTCCCGACTGCTGCACGCTGGACAGAGCGCTGCCGCGAGCACGGCCCGCGGAATGGAGGACCGTTTCAGCCGCTCGCACTCGCTGGCGAAACTAACCTGGCTCCATCGTGGTGATCTGACCTTACGAACACAACAGGCCCGGGACCTGGAGCATGTCGACATCACGAAGCTCTGTGAGTCTTATCAGCGGCTGGTCTGGGACTGGCTGGCAGGATGGTAACGGTCCTCCGCCTCGTGGTTGTGACTCAAAGAAACAATGACCATTAGTGTCTTGCGCCCGCCCTGTCCTTCCGTAG
Encoded here:
- a CDS encoding ornithine cyclodeaminase family protein, with the translated sequence MIFLSEHDVSELVDMDDALRAVETALAGQSRGTVHNAIRSRATLNGMNLNLLGGAVGPVNSLAAKIYVTGGGAAKFWLLLFAADGDCDALMEADRIGQLRTGAASGISARYLARKDATVLGLIGSGYQAWTQAEAIVRSTGIKTIQVFSRNYSKAEDFAKRFAEKFPVEVLAKHTIDDALDGADIIATMTSSKESLVEQRHIKAGTHYVFAGSNNPHNREASGDVLAAADLLVTDDRGQAKIEGGTLRRAVAEDAITWDNVGLLGDIVSGEQSGRTSDAQITVFVSQGAGSWDTALARTVFEKAAAKNTGTLLPIAGGITEGRR
- the lhgO gene encoding L-2-hydroxyglutarate oxidase encodes the protein MTDHIGIIGGGIVGVAIARALAERGLMVTVVEKEHRVAMHQTGRNSGVVHAGLYYAPGSLKATLCSTGRELTKEYCQDKKLPYREVGKLVVAVTDKETPYLDAIEARSVANGVPGLRRLSATEMKDVEPHVAGVAAIHSPRTAVVDYASITEAMAEDVRKGGGTILLGHEVTGIVSQSGKVRVITTAAELTFDRLIVCAGLQSDVVARLIGAPASPKILPFRGEYWGLANAKQHLVRGMIYPVPDPRFPFLGVHFTRGVYDDVHVGPNAVPAMAREGYSWAKVSLKDTWDSLSWPGAPALAKQHWRMGLKEIASSLLKPLYYKEAQRFIPELQLSDLTSKTAAGVRAQAWSADGSLLDDFAVDQVGPVTLLRNAPSPAATAAMSIADYVLAKYIFIRS
- a CDS encoding SDR family oxidoreductase; this encodes MSKENSSLAGKRILVTGAGRGLGRNYALHLAKAGADVAVTDINLHSYRDFRPEADDMKNDTVVREIQDLGRAALGYELDATDQDGMSDVMESIRSEWGGIDVLVNNVGGGSYSAGANTLPSTLPISDLRENMERNFVTTVLACQLALPIMEQGASIINVGSQAGEAAVEPMFSAYGSAKAAVAHYSRYLANELGPRGIRVNVVAPGYIATERLNTVFAEMGEERIHKNVALGRIGSPAECASVIEFLAGAASRYVTGQILVVDGGALNFATSRP
- a CDS encoding acetolactate synthase catalytic subunit, yielding MPTVAEIMVAAFRRHGVTDVFGQSLPSAFFLAAEKAGIRQIPYRTENAGGAMADAFARVSNRIALVGAQNGPAATLLVPPLAEAIKASSPVIAIVQEVPVSQRGRNAFQEFDHVALFASCTKWVKQLDDPTRINDYVDMAVTIATTGRPGPVALLVPRDVLLMEVEQTEVTPRTSELGGFPLDRSRPDGARVAEAAKLLADAVSPLIVAGGGVHLSGAVKALEQLQELSGIPVATTNMGKGAVSEIHELSLGVIGNALGAKAPNYLTRPLVEDADVVLFVGTRTNENGTDAWKLFPRDATYIHLDVDGIEIGRNYQALRLVGDARLGLEDINAELGKLDLSRRVESRASASARIALAKTAAAADVQQLGVNQPPNKLTPQYVMSVLDGHLEADDIAVADASYSTLWMSNYLTAKSAGQRFISPRGLAGLGWGLPMAMGAQAAFPDKRVVCISGDGGYGHVWAEMEAAVRNNQPIVSVLLNNSILGFQKHAELNSFAEYTTAIPFSTVDHAAIARAVGAEATRVTTPAELETALKAAFSGNQFFLIEVITDADSYPAIAAWDSNPPESIR